A stretch of DNA from Telopea speciosissima isolate NSW1024214 ecotype Mountain lineage chromosome 5, Tspe_v1, whole genome shotgun sequence:
gttttgttttcacttttcattcATATTTTAGATTAGCAGCTGGCATTTTAGGTCTTTTGTTTTCACTTTACTCTTTACATTTAATTACTGATTAGTGAGTATTATTTAAGGAGAAAGGCAAAGCAATTTATTGTTGGAATATTGGAAGGTTAGAATCCCAAATTAGGAGATTTGGAGGAATATACACTTGGTTTCGGTTTTTGTCTGTTCCCACACGAATAATGTGGGGCAATCTTATGCAGCAACACCAATCATGATACTGAGAAAAGTTATGGAGTAAAAAGAGACTATCAGTGTGAGACTCATGTGGTCAAGATGTGAGGAAGATTAGAAAAGTATGCATCCAAATGGGTAAAAGGATCATGGATGTCAGTTGGACACATGCACTCATGTCCAATTTAATAATTCACAACTCGAAGCACCGAATGACTTTCTCTCTTAAAGCTAGCGTAATAATTTTAAGAAGTCTTTTAACCCCATCATTacttcttattaaaaaaaataataataaaaaataaaatttcctttGTTTACATGCCACACTATCCTAGGTTTACAAATCTCTACAAGGGGTTTTACTATGTTAATCAAAATATCTTCTCGCACGCATTGAAAGTCCTATAGTGATTTACTAAGGTATTCGATCCTAATATTATATACTAGGAGAGGGGTAGGTATGCTATCAGTATACCATATGTTAACACcctatatgtctatctctctttcttagctttgaaagagaggaagaaatagagaggtagatacatagggtgctagcatacgaTATACAACTAGCATATCTagcattttccttttattatataagttttttttttggaatgggGAAGGAAATGCTCTCGATACAATATCATTTTGTGGTgagattgttgggaagatgggacGGGATTTACATGTTGATGGGGGGTtttgttgggtgaaaatgctaAGGTAAGATTACTATTCCCAAAGTTTCACCTAATTAGTGAGACTTTGACTAGCAAAGGAATGGGATTTTGAAGTATCACATCAATAAacaaagcaattaatgatgtcctctgagcttttgtaagtttatCACATCAAATTAATCAAACAAGATTGCAGtgagattttgaagtgccacattaGCATTTTCCCACTCCAATTGTCTCACCCCCACCTAAGTCTCCTCTAAACAAACGAGGCCTTAAAAGGATAGGAGAGGGCTCTTGGCATAAGTCGGATAAGGTATTCTCATCAATAAGGTTCAACAAAATGATATTGTATCGAgagcatttccttccccctcccaaaaaaaaaacttatataataaaaggaaaaggctAGATATGCTAGCTGTATAtcgtatgctagcaccctatgtatctacctctctatttcttcctctctttcaaagataagaaagagagatagacatataggGTGTTAACATATGGTATACTGATAGCATACCTACCCCTCTCCCAGTATATAATATTAGGATCGAGTACCTTAGTGAATCACTATAGGACTTTCAATGCGTGCGAGAAGATATTTTGGTTAACATAGTAAAACCCTTTATAGAGATTTATAAACCTAGGATAGTGTGGCATGtaaacaaaggaaaattttatcttAAGCAAAGAtggagttgtttttttttttttttttttttttttttaaaaaataagaagtAATGATGGGATTgtttaccttaaaaaaaaaatgaagtaatGATGGGGTTAAAAGACTTCTTTTATAAGGCCAAAATTATTACGCTAGCTTTAAGAGAGAAAGTCATTCGGTGCTTCGAGTTGTGAATTATTAAATTGGACATGAGTGCATGTGTCCAACTGACATCCATGATCCTTTTACCCATTTGGATGCATATTTAAGAGTTTCGGACAAACGGTCTTCTAACCTTCTAATTTATAATAATAGTACCCAAATACATGCCCCACAAAAAATTTTGCCCCATATTTATCCAAACTTTTTATGTATAATACTTTTTTTTCATAGTTCTCCAATAAAGTAAATTTtcgtctttctttcttctttagcttttataaatttgatggtcccttactttatttttatattttttttaaattatggataaaaataatttgaagtgATTTGTTGCCACTTTTATAAATTTGATggtcccttattttatttttatatttttttaaattatggataaaaataatttaaagtgATTTGTTGgcatttttataaatttgatggtcccttactttatttttatatttttttttaaattatggataaaaataatttaaagtgACTTGTAGTCATGTTATGTTGCATATTTGTTGAGTAAATGATATGATTTTACctttattgaaagaaaatatatattacaCTAAGAAGGCAAAAATAGTAAAGTTTTGTCACATCTAAAGaggtgtcaataaaaaaaatacctttTTAAAATATCTATATTACCTCACAATGAcacatttttcattatttttccaCTCCAACTTTAAGTCGACATCCTAAGTACGTATTGAGATATCTCAATTACGTATTATATAATTATTCATGATGTATTATCCCTTTAATTCCTATGTTTAATTTAGTGTCCGTATGAAAACCTTGAATCATATGGTACACATTctttaaaaaatttcattgaaCTAATACAGTAATTAAATTATTCTAATAAGTACTTCGTTGGATTTAGGATGGCCATGTACACATTATAATGAAATATAGATATTGAAAAAGTAATAACATTAATAATTATGTAGATAGATAATCATACACATTTAGAAGGTAGATTTATaggtaaaatttaaaaaaaaaattgtaaaaatacGCAATTGGGGGATAACTTAGGTATTTTAAAAAGTCAAAGGATAAAGAGAGGTAAAAAATTTCTGTATTGGGAGAggggaattaaaaaaaataaagtgttttataaaaaaaatagggtaaacaaaatttttccctaaaaaatttGCCCCACTTGCTAACATGATCTATCTAGAAGATAATCATTGTTATATTAAGTTATTAAATCCTATTTAAATTACACAAAGCAGCATGACCCTTATTtaaattccataaaaaagatTCTAAAGAATATCACaatcatatctttttttttttggtaaagagtaTCAGAATTATATCATTTTCTTGTTGTTAATGACATTTGACTTTTTCGTTTTTGAATTTAATAAGTTATCTATTATTTctagggtatttttttttttgggtgcaattcaagggcccACCGGCCATCAACCTCAATAAGATCCCACAAGAAGGCAATGAggggacccacaaggggtcaaatatggtacccaaaggctccacttcttggaaagcaattaaatgtggactaggtgtcgctaaggagacttgaaccattGACCAAGCGCCTGACGCAGTTCTCCCAAGCGAGTAGCGAATCACCAGGGCAAGCCCTGAATCGACACTTagtccacatttaattgctttccaagaagtggagcctttGGGTACCATATATGAAATAAGATCTTTTCTATATTGCCAAAGTTTTCGTTCACCCACGTCACGAGTTGGGTTCTGATGGGACTCATGGAAAAGAGAGTCAGTGACCCCACCATATGATCTAATCACGCCCTTCCATAGTTtaaggaatcggtatcggatccgCCATATTGATATGTTTCTGATTGATATGATATCGATCCAAGGTACTGATCAGGGGTAAAAGTGTaaataaaatcaattttaattgaaatttatggatAAAACCATCCAATCCAGGCTGATCCGGAGCGGTATCTGGTATCGTATCTATATCGGCTACTAAAACTTGCATCCTTCTCTTATTATTGAAGGTCCAAATACTCTCTATGTCCCATCCAACCACCAGAACTCttggattaagagattctctcgTTAGTGTTGGGTGAAGGCATGTCCATATGCTAACCTAAGATGAAGTCGTATGTTGTAAATATCATCTGACCTCGAAATCCAACCAATGATAAGGATACGGTATCAATATATATCTATCaatgaaaaaaaacataagCAAAAGACTTGATTTGGTGTGAATAAGTAAAGTAAATATGATTGgtgtcggttaaccttttgggactGGTCATTGGTGTGGGTGGTTTGTGTCATTTcacttttattataaaaaaaacaaaaaagtaaataTGATTGTTTAATGTTTATACTCATATCTTAGAATCTCATACATAAGCCCATGGACCAGGTATTAGGGTACGGTTGGGCTGGGCTACTAAGAAAGTATGTGGTCGAACCGGCTCATATGTGGTGGCCCAGTACTCTCGTTCAGGTCTCTCTCTTCAGGTatgttttctgttcttttttccttttctttcttcccccttGCACCGTGACCGCCCGAACAGGCAGTCGGGCCTGTATAAGGCAGGCCTGGACACAATTATAAACGGTTGGTCAATTTTCGGGCTTTAATGAAGCTACCAATAATTGGCCTAAACGGGCTACTGAGCCATTTATCTCTAAATGGGAACTTTAAATGTGTTGGACTCGATCGGTTGACCATCTGGCAGGGGTCAGGACTTCCACCTCGGGAACGATCCCAAACATTATTCGATCTGGGCTTGAGTCCAGCACATTTAACAAATGGACCAGACTGGTTTCGGGTTTTTCTGATTGGACTTGGTCGGGCCTGCCGGTgtgggcctggaattgacaccggCCCCTAATTTGTACTTCCAAACTATACCATTCTACGTTTCTTAATTGGTTCTATCAACTCTGAATTGATATGAAGTTGTTGGTATATACAGGGCATTACATGAGAAGGAAGATAGAAGAATGACAAGAGCAAAGTTCTTCTTGATTGCATTCGTTTGCAGCTTTTGCTGGTATGCCGTCCCTGGCTACCTCTTCCCTACATTGTCAAACATCTCATGGATTTGCTGGGCATTCAAAAACTCAGTCACAGCACAACAGATTGGTTCAGGCATGAAGGGTTTAGGACTTGGGGCTTTAACCTTGGACTGGTCGGTTGTGGCTTCCTTCCTCTTCAGCCCTCTAATTAGTCCTTTCTTTGCCATCGTTAACATCTTCTTTGGCTTCTTCTTGATCGTCTACATAGCCATGCCCATAGCTTATTGGGGTGTCGACTTGTATAGTGCTAAGAAGTTCCCTATATTCTCATCTCAATTGTTCACATCTGATGGGCAGTTATATAACATATCAGCCATTGTTAACAATAATTTCGAGCTTGATATCCCTAGTTATGATCAGCAAGGACGGATCCATCTTAGCATGTTCTTCGCCCTAACCTATGGTTTTGGTTTCGCAACTATAGCATCCACACTCACTCATGTAGGCCTCTTCTATGGAAGGTAATTATATTACTCTTCTCTCTTGTCTCCAATCTCGATGTTGAGAtttataggtacttgggcaccgTCTCCTTAATGactagcttttaaggatgagttttaCCCAAGTCGTGGTTACTTGAGCACCTTCTCCTTAATTATGATGCTCATTTACATTTTACTTGAATTCTTATCAATCACAGCGAGATTTATCAACGATTCCGTGCTTCGTATTCGGGCAAGATCGACATTCATACTAAATTGATGAGGAAGTATGAGGACATACCCCAATGGTGGTTTTACATTCTTCTTTTGCTATCTGTTGCTGTTTCTCTTGTGCTTTGTACTGTGCTGAATAATCAAGTTCAGATGCCTTGGTggggtcttctctttgcttCTGCCCTTGCCTTCATATTCACCCTTCCCATCAGTGTCATTACAGCAACAACGAATCAGGTAATTAATACAGTGAAAATttgcttttaaggatgagttctacccaaatcCCTATCACTTAGTTGCTCTGTTACTGAAGCGATACTctcatatctatatatattttgcaGACACCGGGGCTTAACATCATCACAGAGTACTTAATGGGTATTATATTACCAGGTGAACCAATTGCCAATGTTTGCTTCAAAACATATGGATATATGAGCATGGCCCAAGCTGTCTCCTTCCTCAGCGACTTCAAGTTAGGCCATTACATGAAGATACCTCCAAGATCAATGTTCTTAGTTCAGGTAATAACCTTTCATCATTCCATGATAGAGCAAAGCTAATATTAAACTCAAAATTGGGGATCCTGATCGGAATTGGCCTAAACCCTCGAAACCCAGTATGGATTAGTCAAAATCGAGATCGGGCTCGGCCAATTGCAATCGTTTCGGATTTTTAAAAACCTTGATCCCCATACAATTATAATTCTTCCCTGTACATGTAATGGACCCTGTTGGGCCTAGAAGGTCAACATCTCCCCGCAACTCTGTGATTAACCACCCACCTTGCATAAGGAAATAAAGTCGCATCCTCATTGGTTTTAGAGTAACGGAAAGTGTTTGATCCGAAAaaccaacaattggtatcaaagccaaagtCACAGGTTTGAGTCACTCGGCAAACGCTGAGGAGGGGATTGTTGGGCCTAGAAGATCAGTGTCTCCCTGCGACTCTGGGACATCCAacccaataataattatgtgaATTCTTGAAACCCTGATCCTCACACAATTATAATTCTTTAGATACTTatatggttttggatttttcatCACAAACACAGTTCATTGGGACTATAATAGCTGGGACAATCAACATTGGGGTGGCCTGGTGGCTGCTGGATTCTATCCCTAACATTTGCGACATTAGCGTGCTCTCTCCAAACAGTCCATGGACATGTCCGAATGACCGTGTCTTCTTCGATGCATCTGTCATCTGGGGTCTGGTAGGACCAACAAGGATCTTTGGTTCTCAGGGAGACTATGGAGCACTAAACTGGTTCTTCTTAGGTGCTATAGGTCCAGTTTTTGTTTGGCTTCTACACAAGGCATTCCCAAAGCAATCTTGGATTCCTCTAATTAACCTTCCAGTCCTTTTGGGAGCAACAGCTTATATGCCACCGGCGACAGCATTGAACTACAATGCCTGGGTTATTGTTGGAacaattttcaatttctttgttttccggTACCGGAAACAATGGTGGCAAAGATATAACTATGTACTCTCAGCAGGTTTAGATGCTGGAGTGGCTTTCATGGCTGTGCTTCTTTACTTCACATTGACTATGGAGAATAAAAGCATAAGCTGGTGGGGTACAGCAGGAGAACACTGTGATATAGCTGCTTGTCCTACTGCTCAGGGTATAGTGGTTGATGGGTGTCCTGTTTTCTAAGTTTAATTTCATAGATTAAAATTAATTCTCTCTCATTCATTCTCTTGTTCATCAATTACCATCAACTCAGGAGTTGATGATCACATTTGTAATATTGTCTGTGATAGTTCAACTACTGCtttttatgtttaaaaaaaacaaattgtaAACATACATGAAAGGGCATTCTCTAGCTCCTTCCATTATTACAGTTGCAGATAGTTTTAAGTAAATTGATGATCTGAGGTACTTATCTTTAGCAAGAGGAAAAGACAACATCTTCACATATCACAAATCAATTGGAgcaattttttcatttcacatGCATTTGCAATGGAAttttttgtagaaaaaatgAGAACCTAAATTGATGcgaaaaagaatggaaatagCAAATAACAATTATGCAGTAGCACAActcatcctcacacctctctcagattacattacagagaaagaacccttGCTACAAATTTAACACGCTCACAATTTATCATGCTCCCTTACTAATTGAGCTATTCCCTTGAGGTTAACCTAGACTTGATCaatgccattaaaattgaaatctAGGAGCCAAAATAGGATTTCCCATTTTAGTTTTGTGCAGATTTGCAGACGTTATTTGGCCGATTTGCAAGCTAAAAAGTATGTCAATTACTTGATCAAGTTAGCTATCACTGTGCATTTATCATAGTGGCAAATTACAGTCCCCTCATGAAGATAAAATAGGAGTGGGACAATAGAAAGGTTGCAGCAACTGATATCTTGTTAATTAGTTGAGGCCTATCATCTATGACCATTGTAAATCAGCAaacattatttatagttttttGTAGACCATGGTTGTTGCAGCCTTGATGTGGCAAAAGGGTTGAGCTTGACATTCACAATCCACTTAGAGAGTTGATACAGGTAAATATTACCCACTCATCAGCAGGTGACACGTGGCATGGGACGTGTATTGATTATTCCCCTTGACTCTCCAGATAAGCCTGTTATTCATACAtagctttcttttttgggttgggggtgTTTAGTGTGCAGTTTTATTTCAGGCGAGAGTGAATTTTTTGTCTCTTTGGGTTgggtaaggcgggttatgtcCCCCCTTGTAATTCTTGATTTTAAACgatttcatttttaaaaaaatgtcagGGGCCAAcccaggtcccagataatattcgggttaaaaaaaaaaagataagcgaagttttccctccccccccccctccattaTGTtaggattcttcttcttcctcgtcgCACGGTTTTACCATGTCCGGACTCTCCTTCCATTTTTAACTCCTACCATCATTGGACTCCTAGTGCCGACTTCTGGCTAGGTAACAGAATCTTACCCTAAAAATACAAAGGTGAACACCAAGTAAGGGGATCGATCAATCTTTGCTCTCTTATACAATTACTCTGCAAGTTCTTATCGTTGCATGGAGAACCgacttaagcatcagagagttccccccccccaccccccgaGTTTGCTACGGTGCTCGCTTATGCCCTTTGCTTCCTAGCTTTGCAGGAGTGTTCGTCCacggatctttatcgcccccagtactgggggggTCCTGTGTGCATCGTGCGGCTgggcaccacccatgtgtgcacagtggggcccactgtgcacacatgggcggtgcccaGCTGCACGATGTGCACAGGACCACTCCCagagtactgggggcgataattttccgttCGTCCACATCATCAGCTTGATTAGTTTTCTACGGTAACAAGAGCAATTGAATTTTCTACTATAAAACTGAAAACAATATGCAAGATTTCTCAAGGACAAGGTTACACTATTGAACTAGTCCATCGTCTATATCTCTCAACTTTGATTTTATCTTAAGAAAGCTTGATAAAATCCACGGGCATTTCAGTAGACATTATGCACTTGTTATACAACCACCCCTTAGAGGAAGCACCAAGCAAGGGGATAATGGGTTAGAGCTTGTTTGGAAGTACTTGGGACTATTAGCGAAGAATCTCATATCCGATGGGCCATATGGTAGTTACAAAATGTATAACcactaaatttgacatgtggtctaTCAGATTAACTTCATGTGACCAAAAAGAAAGGCACTGTGGATCGGGGACAGGGTCAATTCCAGTCGGTTTCAATTCTGCAGGTTGGATTAGAATCGGTTGAAACCTAGAAATGGAATCAAGAAGAAGCAAGGATTTCACCAAAGCTGTGagtacatttttttattttttttttattcaataaactCGAGGATCATGTTACAAGAggtaagtttcattgattttttactattttattgattAAAAAGAGGGAAACAATGgcaaaaatgaagatcaaacatGATTCAAAACCTATTCAAAAAAGGGATTAAAAAATCGAATTTGATTCCAATTCCTCAAAACTAACCTTCACTGTGTTGGAAATGGTCTTAAGGTATGGCATGATGCACACACAATGGCTCAGATAAACCTTGTCCTAATTTCCAACTACATTTAAcaatttataatttataaataaattattGGATCCAGTTTGCATTGGATCAAATAAAGGTAATCTGATCTGTAACTACTTTAAATTAACTTTGAATGGAATTTAGATGATCAAGTTCTGATACAACCTTAGTTCCAGTAGCAGGGGAAGCTCCAGTCATGAAATGGGGAAAAAAGGTACACACGAAGAATGAGGAGAACCACAAAAAGAAATACTAATCAAAGAGactaatgaggaaaaaaaaaatctcaatctcaataaaaatatatgaaacaagcaattcaccaaaaaaaaatcatataagagaaacaaaaaagaaataaacaagagatgtggaaaaagaaagaaaaagaattatagAACTCTCTATACAATTTATCAACACAAATTAATTACAAAGTAGAGGTGGATAAAAGTATCAAGAATCAACTAAGAATTACAAATCCATCAACCCAATTCATCCTCTAAAAGTGATTCAGTTCTAGTATCCAAGCAGCTTTGTTGGAGGAACAGCAAACCTGGAAGAGAACCCTCGGAGAATGTAACCCTGATCAATTTCTTCATCCAAACAACCCTCATCGAAGTTCTGAGCATAGCTTAAAGGGTCATACCTGTAAGAGCCATTTGGTAAACGTGGTCTGGTTTTGAAAATATCAACCAAATTGCAACCTCcattagtagtagtagtagtactcCTGTTTAGTCTTCTCCATCTTTTTCGCAATCGAAGCTTCAGCTTGAGACGACCCCAGCAAGAAAGCAATCCAACTTCATCATCTGCTCGGTTGGGAGATGGAGAATAATCCATAGCTTGTCTTTAATTATTGATTGCTTtcttgagaaaagaagaagaagaacccatTCTCTGTATTATTCCTTGCTGGGTATGGGTCGCTTTTATTGTCTGGGTTTGAGTTCTGTTTGTTGCGTGAGTGTGTAACTGTGTcgtttagttttggttttggcATTTTAAAGAGAATCTTTGGTTGGGCATCTTATCTTTGGTTGGGGTGTGAGTGTATGAGAAGTTTTGTTACGTAATGAATCAATGAGTGCACGTGAAGACTTTGGGAGTTTTATGATTAATCAGTCAAGATTTACTGACAGCTTAAAGGTCAAAACCAATGGATTTATACATCTACCCCCTTGATCCCCAGCATGTTGACTTAATCAGATTCTTTAGGTATCGGACATGAATCGGGCGATTCCGTATCGACCAACTTCAATACCGATACTTGGCCGATCCCATATGGACCGTGTAGTACGGACCAGAGGCAAATTTGTCAAAAAAATACCTGATTTTAAGGAAAATCAGGGGCAAAACTGTCTGATATGGACTGATCCGAATTGATACCCAATCTGAAAATAGATCCATGTTTGGACCGGCCAATCTAGAACAACTGATCTGGTATTGGATTTTAAGGGTTTAGGTGATTTCATCCGATTTATGAacgatcttttttttttttgggggtacatgaaagataaaaatatttataattattcttcatggaaaaaaatcctctgcagcaCCCTAATCTTGCGGTGCACTGCAGTGCGGGCCTGAGAACTCGACACGTGGAAATTgcaacatccaacggtgctgagcttgagaagaaagaaaaaaaaaactgtcttgCATCGAGctcgcaccgttggatgaaggttcttccacgtgtcgagttCTCAGGCCCGTATTGCAGTGCACTGCAAGATGCCCACACTGCAAATTATTTTAATCCATTCTCTATTGCCTCTCTTCGGTGAAGCAGGATGGTGGATGCATGACCTCTTGGTAGAGGTGTGAAACGGTTGGTTCAATTTTGATCGGGCTGAACCAATCTTCGGGCTTGATTGGGCAAATCGAAGCCAGTCCGATAAGGGATGGTTGGTTTTTGTccaatttggtttcagtttGCTTTTTCGGTTGGTATGGTTTGGTCCAATTTTCAACCGGTGTCATAATACCCTAAATCGAAGAGGGCAATAAGAAATCGGCTCAGTTcgggtttgacacccctacctctTGGGACTCTTACTACCTACTCAGAGGGCCATCCTTAACTTTGCTAAGCTGCAAATAGTTGTGCTCAAAGGAAGACATCTTCTTGCGATTTTGAGGTAAAATTAGAAACCAGGTATGGGATCAGCTtccattgattttgattctatTCTTAATTCATCTCAGAATTGGTCTAACTCGGTATGGAACCAGATTTAATTGGAATTGATTCCAAGTCAACTTGACCAGTTTTGATCTGAATTATAAAACCATAATGAAGGAAGTTTACCTCAATATGAAAAGAATACTCACTGCATATATTCTTCTTTGGGTGGGACCGACcattatatatttctttttttggtagggTATCGCGAGGGATCTTAGATTAGATGAAGAACATGAGATCTCAAATTCGTAACCTTCTGGGGTTAAGCTCTATCACACTAGCCTCAAGACAGCTGCACTAGAAATTATCCTCGACCAGACCATTATATGGATTAAAGGACAATTACATCAAGTACTTACATATATAGTGTAAGGGACCAAGTTTTTCCACACCCACAGTCAAGCGAGAAAAGCCGGATGGCTTCGATAATCATTGATGATTGTCCTTTTCCTTTACCTCgaagtgaaggaaaacttccaCCTAGGGGGAGGAATCTAGGCTAAGTAAGTGGATTCGGACCTGATGATAGCAAGGTTGCCTTGACAAGCTTGGCTTTCCTTTTCGAGTGTTCTGAACCAAAAAGAAATAGGCAAAGCCCAAACTTCTTTTTCTAATCATTGGCTTTTACTTGTGGGCATAGTATAATTGCGTAAGCGTAACCGGGTCAGAACactcaagaaaaaaatatgcaGAAGGTCAAGCTCTTTTAAACTCTCTTTTCAAAATTCAAGGTCTTAATGTCTAGAAAATGAACGATGGAGTAACACAAACatataaaagaaggaaaacccAGAAAGCCGAATGATTGTTCTATGGGATCAATTGTTCCCAGGATAGCTCCTCACAAGCTATAGCGCACCATCCGACGGCCAGCAGTGCTCGGGCATGCATCCCAACACACAGGTGAGGTGTTGAGCTGCAggccgttggatgtgcgctacaccCCCTGTCGggctacagaggagcccaacgcGTTGACTGGAGCCCTCTTCATTAGAATGAAAATGCTAGCAACTATCAAGTTCAAATTGGAATCTCCTTCCTCCCGACCACTGACCCAGTCCTTTTATTGCAGCAACCATCAAAACATTACTCTATGCAGATGACACCAACTCTGCTAGGATTTAGGAATGCTGCTTAACATATTACTCAAGCCTTTTGTCTTCTAAGCTTGAAACCAGCCCTTGCAGACCGCCACTTTGAGAATGGGTTCAGACTTGCCTACGGTATTCTTTTGGCCTGATTTTCTCTATCTGTGAACCCATGAAAAGCTAACCCTCCAATTATTGAATTCCATGTAATGATCCCGATTTGGTTGTAGAGTTGGAACTAGGTCAGTGGTCGGGAGGAAGGAGATAATCCCGATTTGGTTTCTAAACTAATTCCTATTGTCTCGTCCCAGATGTTATTTTCCAAAGCCATGCTGTGTTGGTGTTGTAGGCATCCGAAGCCTACTTGGTAGGGGTGTTTGAAGATACTAACCTTTGCGCCATTTATGCTAAGCTAGGCACAATCATGCCCAAGGTCATTCAATTGGTGGTGGAGTTGAGatgaggtggtggtggcagtggaaGAGGCAGAGGAGGGCATTCCATAAAGCCACCATATTCCTACAAACTTTCAATGTCTTAATCCTATTCTATGATTATAAAAAATGAACTTTGATTCAACCAATAATTCCAATAAATTTTCATGAGACAACACAT
This window harbors:
- the LOC122662554 gene encoding oligopeptide transporter 4-like, whose product is MGSVFEIDTPTTTTTNKKMPKEEELEEEKIDEDELSPIEQVRLTVTNTDDPSLPVWTFRMWTLGVLSCCLLSFLNQFFSYRTEPLIITQITVQVATLPIGRFMASVLPETKFHLPGFGSREFSLNPGPFNMKEHVLITIFANAGSAFGSGTAYAVGIVNIIKAFYHRNISFIAGWILIVTTQVLGYGWAGLLRKYVVEPAHMWWPSTLVQVSLFRALHEKEDRRMTRAKFFLIAFVCSFCWYAVPGYLFPTLSNISWICWAFKNSVTAQQIGSGMKGLGLGALTLDWSVVASFLFSPLISPFFAIVNIFFGFFLIVYIAMPIAYWGVDLYSAKKFPIFSSQLFTSDGQLYNISAIVNNNFELDIPSYDQQGRIHLSMFFALTYGFGFATIASTLTHVGLFYGSEIYQRFRASYSGKIDIHTKLMRKYEDIPQWWFYILLLLSVAVSLVLCTVLNNQVQMPWWGLLFASALAFIFTLPISVITATTNQTPGLNIITEYLMGIILPGEPIANVCFKTYGYMSMAQAVSFLSDFKLGHYMKIPPRSMFLVQFIGTIIAGTINIGVAWWLLDSIPNICDISVLSPNSPWTCPNDRVFFDASVIWGLVGPTRIFGSQGDYGALNWFFLGAIGPVFVWLLHKAFPKQSWIPLINLPVLLGATAYMPPATALNYNAWVIVGTIFNFFVFRYRKQWWQRYNYVLSAGLDAGVAFMAVLLYFTLTMENKSISWWGTAGEHCDIAACPTAQGIVVDGCPVF